A single Drosophila miranda strain MSH22 chromosome XR, D.miranda_PacBio2.1, whole genome shotgun sequence DNA region contains:
- the LOC108151584 gene encoding probable cytochrome P450 312a1, producing MVVWLGLCLLLIALSLYLLYAFERQTRIDRLTHNWPAPPSLPILGHLHILAKLVGPHPFRRATELVNTHLKDHRGKLWLGTKLYLVDCNPKDIQALCSAQQMLQKTTDYKVFENWLCEGLFTADYDKWFQRRKTLTPAFNYTMIKQFVQVFERQSRILLPRVAEYAESGKSVDFLDLISCYTLDVICETALGVSVDAQSGKRSSYLEAVREVLHVIDYRLKNLFYRHSFIYRRTALFRREQELLKTLHGFTEGIVQERQHQFNLDEVNRNTMSTKDAEMDKRPALSFLDTLLQAKTPEGASLSVKEIREEVDTIIFGGFDLTATVLKFVMYNMTLHTDHQQQCREEIWQICGKDTKEPITIEQVQQLEFLEWCVKETLRMYPPAPLLTRRATANCQINDFFIPKGNDVVISPMYMGRCKDFFPEPLVFKPERWARGAEPKIEATTFIPFMTGARSCLGQRYAMVMIKSVMAHLLRSYRFEPIGERQVKMKLNFVVTLHTVEPYYCRVRAVE from the exons ATGGTCGTCTGGCTGGGACTCTGTCTTCTGCTCATCGCTCTGTCCCTGTATCTGCTGTACGCGTTCGAGCGCCAGACGAGGATCGATCGCCTTACCCACAACTGGCCGGCTCCGCCCTCCCTGCCGATCCTCGGCCATCTGCACATTCTCGCCAAGCTCGTGGGGCCGCATCCCTTCCGGCGCGCCACGGAGCTGGTGAACACCCATCTGAAGGATCATCGCGGCAAGCTATGGCTGGGCACAAAGCTCTACCTCGTCGACTGCAACCCGAAGGACATCCAGGCCCTGTGCAGTGCCCAGCAGATGCTCCAGAAGACCACCGACTACAAGGTGTTCGAGAACTGGCTCTGCGAGGGCCTCTTCACCGCCGACTACGACAAGTGGTTCCAGCGGCGCAAGACCCTCACGCCCGCCTTCAACTACACGATGATCAAGCAGTTCGTGCAGGTGTTCGAGCGCCAGTCCCGCATCCTGCTGCCCCGAGTCGCCGAGTATGCGGAGTCCGGCAAGTCCGTGGACTTTCTCGACCTGATCAGCTGCTATACCCTGGACGTGATCTGTGAGACGGCGCTGGGGGTGTCGGTGGACGCCCAGTCCGGCAAGAGATCGTCCTACCTTGAAGCGGTCCGGGA GGTCCTGCACGTCATCGACTACCGCCTGAAGAACCTCTTCTACCGCCACTCGTTCATCTATCGCAGGACCGCCCTGTTCAGGCGCGAGCAGGAGCTCCTGAAGACCCTGCACGGCTTCACCGAGGGCATTGTCCAGGAGCGCCAGCACCAGTTCAACCTGGACGAGGTGAATCGGAATACCATGAGCACCAAGGACGCCGAGATGGACAAGCGGCCGGCCCTCTCCTTCCTGGACACGCTGCTGCAGGCCAAGACGCCGGAGGGGGCGTCGCTGTCGGTGAAGGAAATCCGCGAGGAGGTCGACACCATCATATTCGGGGGATTCGATCTGACGGCCACCGTCCTGAAGTTCGTCATGTACAACATGACGCTGCACACGGACCACCAGCAGCAGTGCCGCGAGGAGATCTGGCAGATCTGTGGCAAGGACACAAAGGAGCCCATCACCATCGAGCAGGTCCAGCAGCTGGAGTTCCTCGAGTGGTGCGTGAAGGAGACGCTCCGCATGTATCCCCCGGCCCCGCTCCTGACGCGCAGGGCCACGGCCAACTGCCAGATCA ACGATTTCTTCATACCCAAGGGCAACGACGTGGTCATCTCGCCCATGTACATGGGCCGCTGCAAGGACTTCTTCCCCGAGCCGCTCGTCTTCAAGCCCGAGCGCTGGGCCCGCGGCGCCGAGCCCAAGATCGAGGCCACCACCTTCATACCCTTCATGACGGGGGCCCGCAGCTGTCTGGGCCAGCGGTATGCCATGGTCATGATCAAGAGCGTCATGGCCCACCTCCTGCGGAGCTACCGCTTCGAGCCGATCGGCGAGCGACAGGTGAAGATGAAGCTCAACTTCGTGGTGACCCTGCACACGGTGGAGCCCTACTACTGTCGGGTACGGGCCGTCGAGTGA